A stretch of Enterobacter cloacae complex sp. ECNIH7 DNA encodes these proteins:
- a CDS encoding oxidoreductase: protein MTLHCAFIGFGKSTTRYHLPYVLNRKDSWHVTHIYRRRAKPEEQSPQYSHIHFTSDLDEVLNDPQVKLVVVCTHADSHFDYAKRALEAGKNVLVEKPFTPTIAEAKQLFALAKSKGLTVTPYQNRRFDSCFLTAKKAIESGKLGGIVEIESHFDYYRPVAETQPGLPQDGSFYGLGVHTMDQIISLFGRPDHVAYDIRSLRNKANPDDTFEAQLFYGDLKAIVKTSHLVKIDYPKFIAHGTRGSFIKYGIDQQETSLKANIMPGEPGFAADDSVGILEYVNDEGVTVREEMKPEIGDYGRVYDALYETLTTGAPNYVKESDVLTNLEILERAFEQASPATVTLAK, encoded by the coding sequence ATGACACTACATTGCGCATTTATTGGATTTGGTAAAAGTACGACCCGCTACCACCTGCCGTATGTTCTCAACCGTAAAGACAGCTGGCACGTGACCCATATCTACCGCCGCCGCGCGAAGCCGGAAGAGCAATCCCCGCAGTATTCTCATATCCATTTCACCAGCGATCTTGATGAAGTTCTTAACGACCCGCAGGTCAAACTGGTTGTCGTCTGCACCCACGCCGACAGCCATTTTGACTACGCGAAACGCGCGCTGGAAGCGGGCAAAAACGTGCTGGTAGAAAAACCGTTCACCCCGACCATCGCCGAAGCAAAACAGCTGTTCGCGCTGGCGAAAAGTAAAGGCCTGACCGTTACGCCGTATCAGAACCGTCGCTTTGACAGCTGCTTCCTGACGGCAAAAAAGGCGATTGAAAGCGGCAAGCTGGGCGGCATTGTGGAAATCGAAAGCCACTTCGATTACTACCGTCCGGTGGCGGAGACCCAACCCGGCCTGCCGCAGGACGGCTCGTTCTATGGTCTGGGCGTGCATACGATGGACCAGATCATCTCCCTGTTTGGCCGACCAGACCACGTGGCGTATGACATCCGCAGCCTGCGTAATAAAGCCAACCCGGACGACACCTTTGAAGCGCAGCTGTTCTACGGCGACCTGAAAGCCATCGTCAAAACCAGTCATCTGGTGAAAATCGACTATCCGAAATTTATCGCTCACGGAACCCGAGGCTCGTTCATCAAGTACGGCATCGACCAGCAGGAGACCAGCCTGAAGGCCAACATCATGCCGGGTGAGCCGGGCTTTGCGGCGGATGATTCCGTGGGCATTCTGGAATACGTAAACGATGAGGGCGTGACGGTCAGGGAAGAGATGAAACCGGAAATTGGCGACTATGGCCGCGTCTACGATGCGCTGTATGAAACTCTCACAACCGGCGCGCCGAATTACGTCAAGGAATCTGACGTTCTGACCAACCTGGAAATCCTCGAGCGGGCCTTCGAGCAGGCTTCTCCTGCCACGGTAACCCTCGCGAAATAA
- a CDS encoding pirin family protein — protein MIYLRKANERGHANHGWLDSWHSFSFADYYDPNFMGFSALRVINDDVIDAGQGFGTHPHKDMEILTYVLEGAVEHQDSMGNKEQVPAGEFQIMSAGTGVRHSEYNPSKTEKLHLYQIWIIPEETGITPRYEQRRFDAKQGKQLVLSPDAREGSLKVHQDMELYRWALAKDEQSVHQIAANRRVWIQVVKGEVSINGTKATTADGLAVWDEQAISVHADSESEILLFDLPPV, from the coding sequence ATGATCTACTTACGCAAAGCAAACGAACGTGGTCACGCGAATCATGGCTGGCTGGACTCATGGCATTCATTCTCGTTTGCCGACTACTACGACCCGAACTTCATGGGCTTCTCCGCACTGCGCGTGATTAACGACGACGTGATTGATGCAGGCCAGGGCTTCGGTACCCACCCGCACAAAGACATGGAAATCCTGACCTATGTGCTGGAAGGGGCGGTTGAGCACCAGGACAGCATGGGTAACAAAGAGCAGGTTCCGGCGGGCGAGTTCCAGATTATGAGCGCGGGCACCGGGGTGCGTCACTCCGAGTACAACCCGAGCAAAACGGAAAAACTGCACCTGTATCAAATCTGGATCATTCCAGAAGAGACCGGCATCACGCCGCGCTACGAGCAGCGCCGCTTCGACGCGAAACAGGGCAAACAGCTGGTGCTGTCTCCGGATGCGCGTGAAGGTTCCCTGAAGGTGCATCAGGATATGGAGCTGTACCGCTGGGCGCTGGCGAAAGATGAACAGTCCGTGCATCAGATTGCCGCTAACCGCCGTGTCTGGATCCAGGTGGTGAAAGGTGAAGTGTCCATCAACGGCACCAAAGCAACCACCGCCGATGGCCTGGCCGTCTGGGATGAGCAGGCGATCTCCGTGCATGCCGACAGCGAAAGCGAAATTCTGCTGTTTGACCTGCCGCCGGTGTAA
- the gntR gene encoding gluconate operon transcriptional repressor GntR has translation MKKKRPVLQDVADRVGVTKMTVSRFLRNPEQVSVALRGKIAAALDELGYIPNRAPDILSNATSRAVGVLLPSLTNQVFAEVLRGIESVTDAFGYQTMLAHYGYKPELEEERLESMLSWNIDGLILTERTHTARTLKMIEVAGIPVVELMDSQSPCLDIAVGFDNFEAARQMTAAIIARGHRHIAYLGARLDERTIIKQKGYEQAMLDANLTPYSVMVEQSSSYTSGIELMRQARREYPQLDGIFCTNDDLAVGAAFECQRLGLKIPDDMAIAGFHGHDIGQVMEPRLASVLTPRERMGRIGAERLLARIRGETVTPKMLDLGFTLSPGGSI, from the coding sequence ATGAAAAAGAAACGCCCCGTACTTCAGGATGTCGCCGATCGCGTCGGTGTGACCAAAATGACGGTCAGCCGTTTTTTACGTAACCCGGAGCAGGTTTCCGTGGCGTTACGTGGCAAGATTGCCGCTGCCCTTGATGAACTGGGTTATATCCCCAACCGCGCGCCCGATATTCTCTCCAATGCGACCAGCCGTGCGGTAGGCGTCCTGCTTCCTTCCCTGACCAACCAGGTTTTCGCCGAAGTTTTGCGCGGCATTGAAAGCGTCACCGATGCTTTTGGCTATCAGACCATGCTCGCCCACTACGGGTACAAGCCGGAGCTGGAAGAAGAACGTCTTGAATCGATGCTTTCCTGGAACATCGACGGCCTGATTTTAACGGAACGTACCCACACTGCCCGCACGCTCAAAATGATCGAAGTGGCCGGTATCCCGGTGGTGGAGCTGATGGACAGCCAGTCTCCGTGCCTCGATATCGCCGTGGGGTTCGATAACTTCGAAGCGGCGCGTCAGATGACGGCGGCCATCATCGCCCGTGGGCATCGTCATATTGCCTATCTGGGTGCGCGTCTTGATGAACGTACTATCATCAAACAGAAGGGATACGAGCAGGCGATGCTCGACGCGAACTTAACCCCCTACAGCGTGATGGTGGAGCAGTCCTCTTCCTATACGTCGGGTATTGAACTGATGCGTCAGGCACGACGCGAGTATCCGCAACTGGACGGTATTTTCTGCACCAACGATGACCTTGCGGTTGGCGCGGCGTTTGAGTGCCAGCGTCTGGGGCTCAAGATCCCGGATGATATGGCAATTGCCGGTTTCCACGGCCACGACATCGGCCAGGTGATGGAGCCGCGTCTGGCGAGCGTCCTGACCCCGCGTGAACGTATGGGCCGCATTGGCGCAGAACGCCTGCTGGCGCGCATTCGTGGCGAGACGGTTACCCCAAAAATGTTAGATTTAGGTTTCACCTTGTCACCGGGTGGATCTATTTGA
- the gntK gene encoding gluconokinase, with amino-acid sequence MSTTNHDHHVYVLMGVSGSGKSAVASEVAHQLQAAFLDGDFLHPRSNIMKMASGEPLNDDDRKPWLQALNDAAFAMQRTNKVSLIVCSALKKTYRDLLRDGNPNLSFIYLKGDFEVIESRLKARKGHFFKTQMLVTQFEALQEPGEDEKDVLVVDIDQSLEGVVASTIEVINKRQ; translated from the coding sequence TTGAGCACGACTAATCACGATCACCACGTCTACGTCCTGATGGGCGTTTCCGGTAGCGGGAAATCAGCCGTAGCCAGCGAAGTGGCGCATCAACTCCAGGCTGCGTTTCTTGATGGCGACTTCCTCCATCCGCGCAGCAACATCATGAAAATGGCCTCCGGCGAGCCGCTGAACGACGACGACCGCAAACCGTGGTTGCAGGCGCTGAATGACGCCGCGTTCGCTATGCAGCGTACCAACAAAGTCTCCCTGATTGTTTGCTCTGCGCTGAAAAAAACCTACCGCGACCTGCTGCGCGACGGCAACCCGAACCTCTCTTTCATCTACCTGAAAGGGGATTTCGAGGTGATTGAAAGCCGCCTGAAGGCGCGTAAAGGTCACTTCTTCAAAACCCAGATGCTGGTGACGCAGTTCGAAGCGCTGCAGGAGCCGGGTGAAGACGAGAAAGACGTCTTAGTGGTTGATATCGATCAGTCACTGGAGGGTGTTGTTGCCAGCACCATCGAGGTCATTAATAAAAGGCAGTAA
- the gntU gene encoding gluconate transporter, with the protein MSTLTLVLTAVGSVLLLLFLVMKARMHAFVALMVVSIGAGLFSGMPLDKIAATMEKGMGGTLGFLAIVVALGAMFGKILHETGAVDQIAVKMLKSFGHSRAHYAIGLAGLICALPLFFEVAVVLLISVAFSMARHTGTNLVKLVIPLFAGVAAAAAFLLPGPAPMLLASQMHADFGWMILIGLCAAIPGMIIAGPLWGNFISRYVELHIPDDITEPHLGEGKMPSFGFSLSLILLPLVLVGLKTIAARFVPVGSSAYEWFEFIGHPFTAILVACLVAIYGLAMRQGMPKDRVMEICGAALQPAGIILLVIGAGGVFKQVLVDSGVGPALGEALTGMGLPIAVTCFVLAAAVRIIQGSATVACLTAVGLVMPVIEQLNYSGAQMAALSICIAGGSIVVSHVNDAGFWLFGKFTGATEAQTLKTWTLMETILGTTGAIVGMIAFTLLS; encoded by the coding sequence TTGAGTACATTAACGCTAGTTTTGACAGCAGTGGGTTCCGTGTTGCTGCTGCTGTTTTTAGTGATGAAGGCGCGTATGCACGCTTTTGTCGCTTTGATGGTGGTTTCTATAGGTGCAGGTCTCTTTTCCGGTATGCCGCTCGACAAGATCGCCGCGACGATGGAAAAAGGGATGGGAGGCACGCTGGGCTTCCTGGCGATTGTGGTCGCCCTTGGCGCGATGTTTGGCAAGATTTTGCACGAGACGGGCGCGGTCGACCAGATTGCCGTCAAGATGCTGAAATCCTTCGGCCACAGCCGCGCGCACTACGCGATTGGTCTGGCTGGCCTGATTTGCGCGCTGCCGCTGTTCTTCGAAGTGGCCGTTGTGCTGCTGATAAGCGTCGCGTTCTCCATGGCGCGCCATACCGGCACTAACCTCGTAAAGCTGGTTATTCCGCTGTTTGCGGGCGTGGCGGCGGCTGCAGCGTTTCTGCTGCCGGGGCCTGCGCCGATGCTGCTGGCGTCCCAGATGCACGCCGACTTTGGCTGGATGATCCTGATTGGCCTGTGCGCGGCAATTCCGGGGATGATTATTGCCGGTCCGCTGTGGGGCAACTTCATCAGCCGTTACGTTGAGCTGCATATTCCGGACGACATCACCGAGCCGCACCTGGGCGAGGGCAAAATGCCGTCCTTCGGCTTCAGCCTGTCGCTGATCCTGCTGCCGCTGGTTCTCGTGGGTCTGAAAACCATCGCCGCGCGCTTTGTGCCGGTGGGTTCCAGCGCCTATGAATGGTTCGAGTTCATCGGTCACCCGTTCACGGCGATCCTGGTGGCCTGTCTGGTGGCGATTTACGGCCTGGCGATGCGTCAGGGAATGCCGAAAGACCGGGTGATGGAGATCTGCGGTGCCGCGCTGCAGCCGGCGGGTATTATCCTGCTGGTGATCGGCGCCGGCGGCGTGTTCAAGCAGGTGCTGGTGGATTCTGGCGTGGGCCCGGCTCTGGGCGAAGCGCTGACCGGGATGGGCCTGCCGATTGCGGTAACCTGCTTTGTGCTGGCCGCGGCGGTGCGTATCATTCAGGGTTCCGCAACCGTGGCGTGCTTAACCGCCGTGGGTCTGGTGATGCCGGTGATTGAACAGCTGAACTACTCGGGTGCGCAGATGGCCGCGCTGTCTATCTGTATCGCGGGCGGTTCGATTGTGGTCTCTCACGTTAACGACGCGGGTTTCTGGCTTTTCGGTAAATTTACCGGCGCCACCGAAGCGCAAACCCTGAAAACCTGGACGCTGATGGAAACCATCCTCGGCACGACGGGTGCGATTGTCGGGATGATTGCTTTCACATTGCTGAGCTGA